The Syntrophales bacterium genome window below encodes:
- a CDS encoding PIN domain-containing protein, with amino-acid sequence MSYKVFFDTNILAYAFDQGSPKKNEQAKELISRWMPIGRMVISTQVLQELFVVLTKKLEPRLSADNAGEVIESLLSLEVKVVETDTILKAINVSKENTISFWDALIISSAIDSKCRVLFTEDLNRGQTIAGVKIENPFEES; translated from the coding sequence ATGAGCTATAAAGTTTTTTTCGATACCAACATTCTGGCCTATGCTTTTGATCAGGGCAGTCCAAAAAAGAATGAGCAGGCAAAGGAACTCATCTCCCGGTGGATGCCGATAGGACGCATGGTAATATCTACCCAGGTGCTCCAAGAACTGTTTGTCGTTCTCACAAAGAAACTTGAGCCAAGACTTTCTGCGGACAATGCAGGAGAAGTTATCGAGAGTCTTTTGTCCTTGGAAGTTAAAGTTGTTGAAACAGATACAATCCTCAAAGCCATCAATGTCTCAAAAGAGAACACAATCTCCTTCTGGGATGCCTTGATAATTTCGTCCGCCATTGACTCCAAGTGCAGGGTCCTTTTTACGGAAGATTTGAATAGGGGGCAGACAATAGCAGGTGTAAAAATAGAAAACCCCTTTGAGGAAAGCTGA
- a CDS encoding site-specific integrase, with translation MTLANVVQYNSFPLARTAAIQYLTESQVNSLTNVFQEWYDTSPTKAKRKSRGRYWLTFLVLRYTGARIGEVLSIDDKVDIDFRNTEIRLITLKKHNSKPQTRIVPVPGNVTSEIATYIAEFPDQRGNIFKLDQGNFRRVFYERANIANIPKDAAHPHILRHTRAIELLRAGVPVTIVQDILGHSALTTTAIYLRMSGQEAKGILRDKGLI, from the coding sequence GTGACATTAGCAAATGTAGTACAATACAATTCCTTTCCTCTTGCAAGGACAGCGGCTATACAATATCTGACTGAAAGCCAGGTAAATTCTCTAACCAACGTCTTTCAGGAGTGGTACGATACCAGCCCTACAAAAGCAAAGAGAAAATCCCGCGGCCGCTACTGGCTGACGTTTCTTGTTCTGCGATACACGGGAGCAAGGATCGGTGAGGTGCTAAGTATTGACGACAAGGTAGACATTGACTTCCGAAACACGGAAATCAGGCTCATCACGCTGAAAAAGCATAACTCAAAACCACAGACCCGCATCGTTCCTGTACCGGGAAACGTAACGAGCGAGATTGCCACCTATATTGCGGAGTTTCCGGATCAAAGAGGTAATATTTTTAAGCTGGATCAGGGCAACTTCAGACGTGTGTTCTACGAAAGGGCGAACATTGCAAATATACCAAAAGATGCAGCACATCCACATATTTTAAGACATACGAGAGCGATTGAGCTGTTAAGAGCGGGCGTACCCGTTACGATCGTACAGGACATTCTCGGCCATTCTGCGCTGACAACCACGGCAATCTATTTAAGGATGTCGGGACAGGAAGCTAAGGGGATATTAAGAGATAAAGGATTAATTTAA